The stretch of DNA GGTTCGACAACATGGTCGCCGTCACCAACGGGCTCGATCAGGCGGACCACGAGCTCCTGCAGGAGTCGGTCGGCAACCGCTACCCGATTTCGGTCAGCCTCGGAACCGCGGTCGACCCCGTTCCGATCGAGGCGTTGGAGGGTGCGACCCAGCGCGTGCAGGCGGCCGGCAGCGCACAGGACCGCGCGCGGCGCGAGGTGCTCGGCGGCGAGTACCGACCGCCCGAGGCCGGCGACGTGTCGATCGCCCACTTCGACGTGAACGACGCGACCGGGAAGTACACCGACCGGCTGAACGAGTTCGACTCGTTCATCCGGATCGAGCAGGCGTACGCCAGCCTGATGCGGTACATGCGCGAGGCCCACGGCGCGCTCTCCTTTTTCGTCGGCGGCGACAACGTGATCGCGATCGTCCCCGAGATGACCGAATCCGAGTACCAGGAGGCTATCGACCACGTCAGCGACGACGCGGACGTGGAGCTCAAAGTCGGCGTCGGGTTCGGCCCCACCCCTCACGACGCCGGGATCGACGCCAAGCACGCGCTGGAGGACTGTCGGTACGACGGGACGCGGGTAGAGTTCGCAGGCGAAGACCACTGAGCGCGGAGCGCGAGGGCGCCGCTCACCGATCTCAGAGGCGCGTCACCAGCAGGTAGCCGACGAGCGCGAGTCCGAGCAGCAGTCCGACGAGGTAGGCGACGAACCGGCGGTTCCCGCCACCGAGGGCGGCGTCGAACAGCACGCTCGCCGCGCCCCACACCGCGAGGACGATGCCGACGAGGAGGACCGTCTCAGCGGCCGCCACCGTGGATCACGTCCCTGAGCGCGAGCCGACGCCGCTTAGCCGTTGTGGCACGCCCCTTCCGCAACCGCTTTTTCCGTCGGCCCCCTCGCACGGGTAATGACTGAGCCGGTACCCGTCGCGGTTCCCCGGAAGGGGCGGCCGCTGGAGGCGGTGCTGGAGCGGGTCGCCACCGTCGCCGACACCCTCGACGCCGACGCGACGGTCGATCAGGTGACCTCCGTGCTCCGCTACGAGAAGGCGATCACGAAGGGCGAACAGACCCCGGAGAAGGGGAGCTACGAGCGACTGCTCGAGTACTCCGCGCCCGCCGACCCGTCGGGGCCGGAGTTCACGCTGCTCCGGGACGACCGCGAGGGAAAGCCCCGGCGGATCGTCTTCGACAGTCTCACCGTCGAGCTCGACGGGACGCCGGTCCACCTGGTCGGTCGGGAGGAGCCGTTCCGCGCGCTGCGGACCCACGAGTTCGCGCTCGGCTTCGACGCCGCCGATCTGGTGCTGGAGGAGGTCGTCTCCCTCGGCCCGGAGGGCGTCGACAACCTCGCCGCCGTCAACGAACGGATCGACCCGACGGAGTCCGACGTACGCGTCGTCACCGGGCTCGGCGACACGGTGTACCACACGCTGCTCGGGACGCCCGAGACAGTCCCCTCCGGCACCGATCTCGACCGGGCGTTCCTCGCCGACTACGAGGGGCCGCTCTGTATCTCGCCGCGCTACGAGCGGCTGGTAGAGGCGGTGCTGGGAATGGACGCCCTCGACGGAATCGAGTTCGTCTACCCCGAGAACGGGCAGGAGGAGGAAGCCGCCATCGCCGCGGCCGGCGTCGGCGTCTACCTCACCGTCACCGGGAACACTGCCCGCGACCACGGGCTCGTGCTGGGTGAACAGCTGTTCCCCAGCGAGACCGTGTTACTCGAAAACACCGCCGAAGTTGACAGCGAGATCGAGGCCGTACGCTCGATCATCACCGGCGGGCTCCGCGAGGAGACGGAACTCTGGGCGTAGCTCGAACCGGAGTCGTCAGAGCTTACCCGGGCCGGTTCGACGCTCGGCTATGGATATCGAAGCCACGTTCGGACGGAGCCGGCCGATCGTCGGGATGGTCCACCTCGACCCGCTGCCGGGCGCGCCGAAGTTCGACGGCGACCGCGCGGCTGTGATCGAGCGAGCCCGTGCCGACGCCCGGGCGCTCGAAGCGGGCGGCGTCGACGCCGTGATGGTCGAGAACTTCGGCGACGCGCCGTTCTACCCCGACGACGTGCCCAAACACGTCGTCGCCTCGATGACTCGCGCCGCGGGCGCGGTCGCCGACGAGATCGACCTACC from Halolamina sediminis encodes:
- a CDS encoding GTP cyclohydrolase III; the encoded protein is MTRPQLTHIQIDNYGPWTVEPEPRREMDLQTLQSRLFADIAQFVGSRDGYAFFTRFDNMVAVTNGLDQADHELLQESVGNRYPISVSLGTAVDPVPIEALEGATQRVQAAGSAQDRARREVLGGEYRPPEAGDVSIAHFDVNDATGKYTDRLNEFDSFIRIEQAYASLMRYMREAHGALSFFVGGDNVIAIVPEMTESEYQEAIDHVSDDADVELKVGVGFGPTPHDAGIDAKHALEDCRYDGTRVEFAGEDH